The Armatimonadota bacterium nucleotide sequence GCGTCACGAAGTAACTCGAAAGGAGCGCCCCAATGAGCCAACCGGGCGCGCCAAACGCCTGCGCCCTAAGCTGGATGTCCGGAAACGCCATCCCGAACCCGACCAGGTCGAGAAAGATCGCGAGCAATAGGGGGAGTTCGCGCTTGGGCACGGATGGGAGCATTCTGACGCCTTCCCGCTGTCCCTCGCTTTTTTTTGGGATTGCTTGCGGAAAATGAGGAGTTGCGTTACAATGCCGCTAAGAGCTTTCGCCGAGGAGCTGCGTAGGTTCCGCTGGCAAAGAGGACGGCCATCGCCTGACCGGTTCTTCGACGTAAGTGGAGGACGCGATGCCGATTCATGGCCATCACATTTCCTTCAACAGAGGGAACATCCTGAACCTCACCACGGAAGAGGGAGTCTACGAGCTGTTTTCCGATGAGGCCATCTACTTTGGCCAGAGCGAAGACGATCCACGGGGCATTCGAGGACGGTTGGAAAGGCACCTCTCTGGCGAGTTGTCACCTGGACCGGAGATTGTCCGGGATTTTCGATTCGAGGTCAACTCGAGGCCGGATCACCGCGTCGCCGAATTGATCGAGGAGTACGTCCACGAGCACGGAGAGTATCCCCGGTTCAACCCGCCTGCCGAGGCGGAGAAGGTGGCTTGAGGCAGAAATGGGACTTATCGGCCCAAAGCGGGCGATAAGTCCCATTTCCTTGGCGCGGAAAGCGAAGCCTACTTGACTTCGACCTTGCCGCCGACCTCTTCGATCGCTTTCTTGATCTTGTCGGCCTCGTCCTTGGGCACGCCCTGCTTGATGGGCTGCGGGGCGCCATCGACCAGGTCCTTGGCTTCCTTGAGGCCAAGGGCGGTGAGCTCGCGCACGACCTTGATGACCTGGAGCTTCTGATCGCCGGCGGCTGCCAGGATCACGTCGAAGTCGGTCTTCTCTTCGGCTGCCGGAGCGGCTTCGCCGCCGCCGCCCATCATCATGGGCATGCCCATCATGGGGGCCGCGGCGGTGACGCCAAACTTGTCTTCGAGCGCCTTCTTGAGCTCGGAAAGCTCCATGGCGGTCATTCCTGCGATGTCTTCAACGATTTTTTCAACGGTGGTTGCCATTTTCTTGGGGACTCCTTAGTTCGTGGGCTCTTCGGCCGGGGCTTCTGCGGCGGGCTCGCTAGTGTCGGACTCGTCTGACACGTCAGACACGTCGGACACTGGGGGCTCAGCAGGGGTTTCCGCGGCTTCGGGCGCGGGTTCCGCGGAGGGCGCTTCAGCGGCCTCCGTCGACTCTGAGGAAGCTTCCGGTTGGGGGGCGTTTGTTGCTTCGTCTGACGCGTCAGACTTGTCCGACACGTCCGCCGGGGCCGCTTCCGCCGGCGCATCAGCCGTCGGCTCGCCGAACTTGTCGGCGACCGCATAGATCGTGCGGATCGGCTCGGCCACGAGGGCGTCGATAACGCCGACGAGTTGGGTCAGCGGCGCGACGATGGTCCCGATCACCTGGGCGATCAGCACATCCCGCGGAGGCAGCTTGGAAAGCGCCTCGACGCTCTTGGCGTCCATGACTTTGCCGCCAAACATGCCACCCTTGATCGTCAGACTCTTGTGGGTTTGCGCATAGTCGAACAGGGCCTTGCAGCAATCGCTCTCGTTTTCATAAACGAACGCGACCGCCGTGGGGCCGTTGTGGAACTCGTACGGCAGCGTATCTGCGGCCTCGCCCGCGGCGCGGCGAAAGAGCGTGTTTTTGACCACGTGCAGCTCGCCTCCCTTCGCCTTAAGGTTCTGGCGAAGCTGCTGCATCTCTTTCACCTTCAGCCCGCGGTAGTCCGCAAACACGAGGCCAGACGACTTGGAGTACCACTCCTTGGCCTGCTCGATCGTTTGCTCTTTCTGGGCAGTAGGCATAAGTTTCGTTTCCTTCGGAGACGCTTTGGTCAGTTCTGATAAGACCTATAGGTCCCATAGGGCCTATGAGTCCAATCCCGCTTGCGGCGCTCCACCCAAAAAGCACCTCGGGGCTTCCGCCAACCCAGTTGGCGAAAGCCCCGAGACGCATCCATCGATCCGACGGCCGACGCTGAACCCACAGGCCCAATCGGCAATCGTCAATCGCAAATCGTCAATTGACCTCGCCCCCTCGGCTGGCAGGACCCTTGCGGCCCTTTATGGCTTCACACCACCGGCTGTCTCCGGAGACAAGCGAGATTATGGCACTGGAGCGTCAAGCAAAGCAACTACGGCAAAGGCAGACCCATCGCCCCGAGCCAGCTCTTTAACTTCTGAATCCGGTTCGGGGTGCTGAAGTCCACCGAGAACGGCCGGCCGCGCGCATCGATCATCAGGCCGACCGTCCCGCCGATCAAGTTCGTCGTCTGGCTCCTCTGGCCCCGCGTCGCGTCGAACCGCTTCACGTTCACCGCGTTGCCCTTGCCCGCGCCCACGTCGAAGTTCTTCGCCGGCGTCACCGTCAATTCCGCCACTTCATCGGGCAACGGCACGACCTTGATCTCGCCGAAAGGCACGCTCACGTCGATGCCCTGGCCCTTCACGCTCACACATGGCTCGCCCTCTTTCGCCACCCCCACCGGCGCGATGCAGGTTCCCACGCGCACGATGCAATCGCGCTCGAACACCTCGCGCGCGGCGTCGTAGAAGTGCTCGGAAAGCACACCCAGGTGGGGCATCATGAAGATCGAGTCCACCGTCATCATCGTGATGCCCTCGGGCTGATAGGCGTCCATCATCATCAGCGCCGACTGCGCTCGGCTGGGAGCGTGCGAGAGCACCCCTCCGCTGCCGATGATCATGTCGAGCGCCATCATCTTGACCAGCGTCTCGCCGCCCGCCTTCTGGTCAAAGATCTGCCCCACGTCGCGCTGCTGCTGCATGCCCGTCAGGCCTCTCGCCAGGGACTTGTGGTGGATGAACGCCAACCTCAGCGCCTCG carries:
- the rplL gene encoding 50S ribosomal protein L7/L12 — protein: MATTVEKIVEDIAGMTAMELSELKKALEDKFGVTAAAPMMGMPMMMGGGGEAAPAAEEKTDFDVILAAAGDQKLQVIKVVRELTALGLKEAKDLVDGAPQPIKQGVPKDEADKIKKAIEEVGGKVEVK
- the rplJ gene encoding 50S ribosomal protein L10 encodes the protein MPTAQKEQTIEQAKEWYSKSSGLVFADYRGLKVKEMQQLRQNLKAKGGELHVVKNTLFRRAAGEAADTLPYEFHNGPTAVAFVYENESDCCKALFDYAQTHKSLTIKGGMFGGKVMDAKSVEALSKLPPRDVLIAQVIGTIVAPLTQLVGVIDALVAEPIRTIYAVADKFGEPTADAPAEAAPADVSDKSDASDEATNAPQPEASSESTEAAEAPSAEPAPEAAETPAEPPVSDVSDVSDESDTSEPAAEAPAEEPTN